One genomic segment of Brassica napus cultivar Da-Ae chromosome A3, Da-Ae, whole genome shotgun sequence includes these proteins:
- the LOC125607137 gene encoding secreted RxLR effector protein 161-like → MIGRTLNVESDPFRPCEDSEKILGPEVPYMSAIGGLLYLANCTRPDIAFATNLLARYSSAPTRRHWDGIKHLFRYLQGTVDLGLMYFRKPEFGIVGFADAGYLSDPHKARSQTGYVFTIGGTAISWRSQKQTLVATSSNYAETIALHEACRECVWLRSMSHHIQESSGIVNEKEPTKIFEDNSACVAQLKEGYIKSDRTKHIPPRFFSYIKELEKNKEVDIEYVRSCDNPADLFTKALPTTIFRKHVYGIGMRHLRDL, encoded by the coding sequence atgATTGGTAGAACTCTCAATGTTGAGAGTGATCCTTTTAGGCCCTGCGAAGATAGCGAGAAGATATTAGGTCCAGAAGTACCTTATATGAGTGCTATCGGTGGGCTGTTATATCTTGCAAACTGTACCAGACCAGATATAGCTTTTGCTACTAATCTACTGGCGAGATATAGTTCTGCTCCTACTCGCAGGCATTGGGACggaataaaacatttattccgtTACCTTCAAGGTACAGTTGATTTAGGGTTAATGTATTTTAGAAAACCCGAGTTTGGTAtagttggttttgcagatgcaggatacttATCAGATCCTCATAAGGCTCGATCGCAAACCggctatgtttttacaattggtggAACCGCGATCTCTTGGCGGTCCCAGAAACAAACTCTGGTTGCGACATCTTCAAATTATGCAGAAACTATTGCGCTTCacgaagcatgtcgagaatgtgtGTGGCTTCGGTCAATGAGTCACCACATACAAGAATCAAGCGGAATAGTCAACGAGAAAGAGccgacgaaaatatttgaagataaCTCGGCTTGTGTCGCTCAACTCAAAGAAGGCTACATCAAAAGCGACAGGACAAAGCACATCCCTCCGAGATTTTTCTCGTACATAAAGGAgctcgagaaaaataaagaagtggACATCGAATATGTACGATCATGCGACAATCCAGCTGACTTGTTCACCAAAGCTCTTCCGACTACAATATTCCGAAAACACGTCTATGGTATCGGAATGCGACATTTGCGTGACCTGTAA
- the LOC106392732 gene encoding RNA-binding protein CP29B, chloroplastic, whose translation MAASASSLALSTFNPKSLPFSISKPASTPLLPPSVSFKLNSQSISLSIFASSAASRFLRNVAVTDDFSVEEEEDSIFSDDAAPPPQQEQSFSADLKLFVGNLPFNVDSAQLAQLFESAGNVEMVEVIYDKETGRSRGFGFVTMSSVSEVEAAAQQFNGYELDGRPLRVNAGPPPPKREDSFSRGPRSSFGSSGSGYGGGAAAGSGNRVYVGNLSWGVDDMALESLFGEQGKVVEARVIYDRDSGRSKGFGFVTYNSAQEVQNAIRTLNGADLDGRQIRVSEAEARPPRRQF comes from the exons atGGCTGCTTCAGCTTCGTCCCTCGCTCTCTCCACCTTCAACCCTAAATCCCTTCCTTTCTCCATCTCCAAACCCGCCTCCACTCCCCTCCTCCCTCCTTCCGTCTCCTTCAAACTCAACTCCCAATCCATTTCCCTCTCCATCTTCGCTTCCTCCGCCGCGTCTCGCTTCCTCCGCAACGTCGCGGTCACAGATGACTTCAgcgtagaagaagaagaagacagcaTTTTCTCCGATGACGCTGCGCCGCCTCCGCAGCAGGAGCAATCCTTCTCTGCTGACCTCAAACTCTTCGTCGGTAACCTCCCCTTTAACGTCGACAGTGCTCAGCTCGCTCAGCTCTTCGAGAGCGCCGGAAATGTCGAGATGGTTGAG GTGATCTATGACAAAGAGACAGGACGAAGCAGAGGTTTCGGGTTCGTGACTATGTCTTCTGTCTCTGAAGTTGAGGCAGCTGCTCAGCAATTCAATGGCTAT GAGTTGGATGGTAGACCCTTGAGAGTGAATGCTGGTCCTCCTCCACCGAAGAGGGAAGACTCTTTCTCCAGAGGTCCCAGAAGCAGCTTTGGAAGCTCTGGTTCTGGATATGGTGGTGGTGCTGCTGCTGGTTCAGGAAACCGTGTTTATGTCGGCAATCTCTCATGGGGAGTCGATGACATGGCTCTGGAGAGTTTGTTCGGTGAGCAAGGAAAGGTTGTCGAGGCTAGAGTCATCTACGACAGGGACAGTGGCCGTTCCAagggttttgggtttgtgaCGTACAACTCTGCTCAAGAGGTCCAGAATGCCATCAGAACCTTGAATGGCGCT GATTTGGACGGCAGACAAATAAGAGTCTCTGAAGCTGAGGCTAGGCCTCCAAGGCGCCAATTTTGA